The following proteins come from a genomic window of Populus nigra chromosome 6, ddPopNigr1.1, whole genome shotgun sequence:
- the LOC133695749 gene encoding EP1-like glycoprotein 3, which produces MSSPLLEVSLLSLCLLYGSIFSLIAQASVPPSARFQIPVDTFFGAYSVEYGANYRLIGIDNYPFQLGFYNTTPDAFTLALRMGNPLASPKMYFVWEANRGKPVRVNATLTLGEDGNLVLADVDGSIAWQTYTAQKGVVGLQLLPNGNMVLHDSKGNFVWQSFDHPTDTLLVGQSLRVEGTARLVSRASEKENSDGPYSLVLEPKRLAMYYKSPSSPRPYLYYTPDKLSESKGRIQNVTLYSREEVDGFYYDFALSTPFQDAILTTVNYNNTLSFLRLGIDGNLRIHTFYDKANSNDGFQVTFTLFSRDSGWESECQLPERCGRFGLCEDNQCVACPLPNGLMGWSRDCQPVKSSSCGSKKFYYYKLEGVDHYMSKHTSGIGPMNEDDCRRKCSGDCKCLGYFYNKDTSKCWIAYDLHTLTRVGNSTHVGYIKAPK; this is translated from the coding sequence ATGTCCTCTCCTCTTCTTGAAGTCTCCTTGCTTTCCCTCTGCCTCCTCTACGGCTCAATCTTTTCCTTGATTGCTCAAGCTTCTGTCCCTCCATCTGCCAGATTTCAGATCCCCGTCGACACATTTTTCGGGGCGTACTCGGTAGAATATGGGGCAAATTATCGTCTCATAGGCATTGATAACTACCCTTTCCAACTTGGCTTTTACAACACCACCCCTGATGCCTTCACTCTCGCTCTCCGCATGGGAAACCCTCTCGCATCTCCAAagatgtattttgtttgggaaGCCAACCGAGGGAAACCAGTACGTGTAAATGCCACTCTCACTCTTGGTGAAGATGGAAACCTTGTCTTGGCTGATGTTGATGGAAGCATTGCTTGGCAAACCTACACTGCCCAGAAAGGAGTTGTTGGCCTGCAACTCCTTCCCAATGGCAACATGGTGCTTCATGATTCGAAGGGCAATTTTGTTTGGCAAAGTTTTGACCATCCCACCGATACTCTTCTAGTGGGGCAGTCTCTTCGTGTTGAAGGAACAGCTAGGCTTGTGAGTCGGGCATCTGAAAAGGAAAACTCCGATGGACCATATAGCTTGGTTTTGGAACCCAAAAGACTAGCCATGTACTACAAGAGCCCTAGCTCTCCTAGGCCTTATCTGTACTACACTCCAGACAAGCTAAGCGAATCCAAGGGTCGTATTCAGAATGTAACTCTGTATAGCCGAGAAGAAGTCGATggattttattatgattttgctCTTTCAACTCCTTTCCAAGATGCCATACTCACCACAGTCAACTACAATAACACACTGTCGTTTCTTCGACTCGGGATAGATGGGAATCTTAGGATCCACACCTTCTATGATAAAGCGAACAGCAATGATGGATTTCAAGTGACCTTCACCCTTTTCTCTAGAGATTCTGGCTGGGAGAGTGAGTGTCAATTGCCAGAGAGATGCGGTCGCTTTGGACTTTGTGAGGATAACCAATGTGTTGCTTGCCCATTGCCGAATGGACTAATGGGTTGGAGCAGGGACTGTCAACCTGTGAAGTCGTCTTCATGTGGATCCAAGAAATTCTACTACTACAAGCTGGAAGGGGTTGATCATTACATGAGTAAGCACACAAGTGGGATTGGTCCGATGAATGAGGACGATTGTCGGAGGAAATGTTCAGGCGATTGCAAGTGCTTGGGTTACTTTTACAACAAGGATACATCCAAGTGTTGGATTGCTTATGATCTCCATACCCTAACCAGGGTTGGAAACTCCACTCACGTAGGCTACATAAAGGCACCGAAATAA
- the LOC133697884 gene encoding uncharacterized protein LOC133697884 produces MAAATMATAAGAAMLMYYILIRRLAAAKGVDLSKSRSGRRRIARRPVQAPATWLETITTLSETLRFTYSETLGKWPIGDLAFGINYLLRRQGNLQVASVYAGGNSVQLKGPDIIAEMYDLLRLLTLCMYFSKKPFPIFLELAGFSQEDVLIQKPKAGLLKPAFTIIHDKNSKQFLLLIRGTHGIKDTLTAATGAVVPFHHSVLHDGWISNLVLGYAHCGMVAAARWIAKISSPLLLRVHGEYPDHKIKIVGHSLGGGTAALLTYILREQKELSSSTCVTFAPAACMTWDLAESGKHFITTVINGSDLVPTFSAASVDDLRSEVTASSWLNDLRDQVEHTRVLNVVYRSATALGSRLPSIASAKARVAGAGALLRPVSSRTQVVMKRAQDVAQAVARTRPSLTSWSCMGQRRRSMGPSSVNSRTHDLPEATVVSVNSEALVTEVQTKDSLQIKLESSCGSGHDDAGEDEPFLSDDRVMTSSVMEEVTEGQLWYELESELQRQESAVDIQAQEEEAAAANEIFEEENDLAKAAAAETHITSEDLSESQLFYPPGRIMHVISMPSSDTANLELDEPTEEHVGLYETPRELYSKIRLSRTMINDHYMPMYKKMMELLIQELENDEDCSCVMFED; encoded by the exons ATGGCGGCGGCGACAATGGCGACGGCGGCGGGAGCAGCGATGCTGATGTATTACATATTAATCCGGAGACTTGCGGCAGCGAAGGGCGTTGATTTATCGAAATCGAGGTCGGGGAGGAGGAGGATTGCCAGAAGACCGGTACAAGCGCCTGCCACTTGGCTAGAAACAATAACAACATTATCAGAGACGCTTAGGTTCACTTACTCTGAGACTTTAGGAAAATGGCCCATTGGTGACTTGGCTTTTGGAATCAATTATCTCTTAAGGAGACAG ggtaATTTGCAAGTTGCAAGTGTATATGCTGGTGGTAATTCTGTACAGCTGAAAGGCCCTGACATTATAGCAGAGATGTACGATCTATTGAGATTGTTGACCCTTTGCATGTATTTTTCAAAGAAGCCATTTCCAATCTTTTTGGAGTTGGCTGGATTCTCTCAGGAGGATGTTCTTATTCAGAAGCCAAAAGCAGGG CTTCTGAAGCCTGCTTTCACAATTATACatgataaaaattcaaaacaattccTTCTACTGATTCGCGGTACTCATGGCATCAAAGATACACTAACAGCAGCAACTGGTGCAGTGGTCCCCTTTCACCATTCGGTTTTACATGATGGTTGGATTAGTAATTTAGTTTTAGGCTATGCACACTGTGGAATGGTTGCTGCAGCTCGTTGGATTGCCAAGATTAGCTCTCCTCTACTGCTTAGGGTACATGGTGAATATCCCGACCACAAAATTAAg ATTGTTGGGCATTCACTCGGTGGTGGTACTGCAGCATTATTAACCTATATACTTAGAGAACAAAAGGAGCTCTCTTCTAGTACCTGTGTCACATTTGCCCCAG CTGCATGTATGACATGGGATTTAGCAGAATCAGGCAAACATTTCATTACCACTGTCATTAATGGATCTGATCTGGTGCCTACATTTTCAGCTGCCTCTGTTGATGATCTTCGCTCTGAG GTCACAGCATCTTCATGGCTAAATGATTTGAGGGATCAGGTTGAGCATACCAGAGTCCTAAATGTTGTTTATCGCTCTGCTACTGCCTTGGGATCCCGTCTACCATCCATAGCTAGTGCGAAAGCCAGGGTTGCTGGTGCAGGTGCACTTCTGCGACCTGTCTCCAGCCGCACTCAG gTTGTGATGAAGCGAGCACAAGATGTTGCCCAAGCTGTTGCCAGAACACGCCCATCTTTAACATCATGGTCGTGCATGGGGCAACGTCGACGTTCCATGGGCCCTTCATCAGTAAATTCTAGAACACATGATTTGCCTGAAGCTACTGTAGTATCTGTAAACTCTGAAGCTCTTGTGACTGAAGTCCAGACAAAAGACTCACTGCAGATCAAACTTGAGTCAAGCTGTGGTTCAGGTCATGATGATGCCGGGGAAGATGAACCATTTTTATCTGATGATAGGGTCATGACTTCATCAGTCATGGAAGAGGTTACTGAAGGACAATTGTGGTATGAACTGGAGAGCGAGCTACAAAGGCAAGAGAGCGCAGTTGATATCCAAGCGCAGGAGGAAGAAGCTGCAGCAGCAAATGAGATTTTTGAAGAAGAGAATGATCTCGCCAAAGCAGCTGCAGCAGAAACTCACATCACCTCAGAGGATCTGTCAGAGAGCCAACTGTTCTATCCTCCTGGCAGAATCATGCATGTCATTTCCATGCCTTCATCAGATACTGCTAACTTAGAACTTGATGAACCCACGGAAGAACACGTAGGTTTATACGAGACTCCCAGAGAACTGTATAGTAAGATCCGACTGTCAAGAACGATGATCAACGATCATTACATGCCTATGTATAAGAAGATGATGGAATTACTAATCCAAGAACTGGAAAATGATGAAGATTGTAGCTGTGTTATGTTTgaagattaa